Below is a genomic region from Telmatobacter sp. DSM 110680.
GCGTCTTAATGCGGCCAAAATTATCTCCGGCACAACTTCCGCGGATTCCACTGGTGGCGGGACTGGCGGCCGCGCAAGCGATCAAGGCGGCTGCGGGGCTTGTGATCGACCTCCGCTGGCCCAACGATCTGCTGATTGCAGCCGACAAAGTGGGCGGCATCCTGGTGGAGTCGAAAACCGACGCCTCGGGACTTGCATTTGCCGTTATCGGGATCGGAATCAACGTGCACCAGCGCTCATTTGATCCGGCACACTCGACACCCGCTACTTCGCTCGACATTGCATCGGGACAGCGCGTGAGCAGGCAGTCGTTGTTGATTGCCCTGCTAAAATCGCTGGAGCACGAGATGCTTTTGCTATCCGACGCGATGACCGTAGATACGACGTTGCGGCGAGTCGAGCAGGCATCCACATGGCTCAAGGGCCGGCGGGTTGAAGTTCATGGTCCGCAGGAATGCGTGGGGATAACGGCCGGGCTGGATGCGCATGGATTTTTGCTTGTTCAGACCGCTGAGGGCCTGGTGACGGTGCAGACTGGCGGCATTCGCGCCGCGGAGACGGAATAAGAACTACGATGCTGCTTGCAGTGGATGTTGGAAATACGAACACGGTGCTGGGGCTTTACCGGCTCGACGCTGAAGCTGGAATGCCCCCGAAGGGCGCCGCTGTCGCTGCGAAGGACAGGTTTGACCTGACCGCGCACTGGCGGATCACCACGCATCGCACGCAGACTGTGGACGAATACGGCGTGTTTTTTGTGAAGCTGTTCGAGATGCATGGAATGTCGCCAAACCAGGTGACGCACATCATCATCTCTTCGGTTGTGCCGCCGCTAGACTCGACACTGCGCCAGGTTTGCGAGACCTATTTCCATCTTGAGCCACTGTTCGTTGAGCCGGGCATCAAGACGGGAATGCCGGTACTGGTCGATAATCCGACAGAACTTGGTGCGGACCGGCTGGCTGATTGCATTGCCGCGATCGAGCGTTACGGGGGGCCCTGCATCGTGGTGGATTTCGGCACTGCCACGAAGTTTGAGGTGATCTCAGAAAAGGGCGAGTATCTGGGTGGCGCAATTGCGCCAGGACTCGGACTGAGCGCCGAGGCCTTGTTCTCGCGTGCTGCACGACTGAGCCGTGTCGACATTAAGCGTCCCGCAAAGGTGATTGGAACGAATACCGTCGGCCAC
It encodes:
- a CDS encoding type III pantothenate kinase — translated: MLLAVDVGNTNTVLGLYRLDAEAGMPPKGAAVAAKDRFDLTAHWRITTHRTQTVDEYGVFFVKLFEMHGMSPNQVTHIIISSVVPPLDSTLRQVCETYFHLEPLFVEPGIKTGMPVLVDNPTELGADRLADCIAAIERYGGPCIVVDFGTATKFEVISEKGEYLGGAIAPGLGLSAEALFSRAARLSRVDIKRPAKVIGTNTVGHLQSGLYYGYIGLVDGILERIFAELGQKPRVIATGGLARMVAADSHYISEIDDLLTLDGLRVLFERNRSARPRGRAHQA
- a CDS encoding biotin--[acetyl-CoA-carboxylase] ligase; protein product: MYDLDALEAELAGTTFAGKLHFNPVTGSTNTDALTAARDGAPDGSVFFADEQTAGRGRGDHRWQSNAGDGLYVSVLMRPKLSPAQLPRIPLVAGLAAAQAIKAAAGLVIDLRWPNDLLIAADKVGGILVESKTDASGLAFAVIGIGINVHQRSFDPAHSTPATSLDIASGQRVSRQSLLIALLKSLEHEMLLLSDAMTVDTTLRRVEQASTWLKGRRVEVHGPQECVGITAGLDAHGFLLVQTAEGLVTVQTGGIRAAETE